A window of Rosa rugosa chromosome 7, drRosRugo1.1, whole genome shotgun sequence genomic DNA:
TGGCCGTATCTGTGACGCTTGCGTTTGCGATAGGCGTGTGGCACAAGCTGCAGAGTGCGTTTGCGGAAAGTGGAAACCATTTGCAGAACTCCAGAAATATGGTAATTTAACAAATTAACTTAAGAGAATATAAAataattttgttgttttctATCGATATTGTTGTAGTTGACATACAATAATTGATGTACTGTTTCTATTATAATTCATATGAAATAAAGACAAGTACTTTAACTCTTTTGGAATTATCCACATAGATGCAGTAAAAGCATGCATGCATCAAATCAACGAGGACTAACTATATGGAATAGAACTATCAACTATGGTTCTTGATATATAATTGAACCGGCGCGCgcgtacacacacacactaactACATGGAATAGAACTTTGACTCTTGATATATAATGGAACTGGCCAGAACCTGTATACGCGCGCACgcatattttatatatatgtgtgtgtgtgtgaatttTATATGGGAACATATATACAGTTCTGCAATTAACTCCAACAACgtttttcatcaaataaaagaaaaaaccaaaactACTTCAAAGACATTACCGGTAAATCTTATATCTTTTATTAGAATTTGGataactaataataataataataataataaaagatatAAGATTTAGCACGCATAAGAAACGATGACACGTAAAAATTTTAAAACTATACAACATTTACTATTGAGTACTTATATTTTTTAATATACCATTTCTTTTTTGTGCAGACGGAGCACAAGTGCAGgtgatagaaaaagaaaaatcaaatattGCAGTTGAGTCTTCAGGCACCATTCCATATACAGAATGCATCAAAACTTGCGATAAATGTTTTTGTACACAAAAGTGGCCCCCTGAGAGCAATGTGTGCATTTGCGGAGACAACAAGTCCAAGAAGCCCGTTGTTTTAGTCCAAGAAGAGAAACTGATTAGCAGCAAAGTGAAATCAGAGACGATGCCATATTCAGAATGCCAGAAAACCTGCACGCATGTTTGCGCTTGTACAGCAATTTGGCCACCTGAGCTAGCAATCTGCGTTTGTGGTGACCCCATCAAATCAGTAACCACTAAAGCGGCCGGTAATTAACCAATTTGAATCAATAATCGATCATTAGATACTTTCTTTATCAACAATGCTAAATTTCTCTGTGTTACTAACATGCTCATACATGCAGAAGAATTGCATAAAGAACTcgacttggtctccaagccagTTGCAAAATCAGTGGGAGGCTTTATTCCATATCCGGAATGCATTGAAAAATGTGACGAGTGCGTAATTTGCACTTTACCTTATCCAATTGAGCTTGCATTATGCTATTGTGGTAAAAAGACTGATTCTGACTCCAAGAAACCAGCAATCGAATATGCGGGTAACTAGTTTCTATTCGATTTTATGTTCTTATTTGTTTGTTAACTTAGTGTTATTCCTTTGagaatttatttttgtaacaTTTTTCCTATATTACTTAGCATATATATTAATTGGTTCTAAAATCTTGATATGTGTTACTGACATATGCACGCATGCAGAAGAATTACTTACAGAATTAGACGTAGCCAAACCAGTTGCAAAACCAGTGGGAGGCTTTATTCCATATCCGGAATGCATAGAGAAATGTGATGAGTGCACAATATGTACACGTATTTATCCAATTGAGAAAGCATTGTGCTATTGCGGTAAGAAGACCGAATCTGAAGGCAGAGCCCTCCCCGCCTAGCTTAGCTGCTAGCTTCTTCCTCAAATGGTCGAGTTCGATGATAAATAAAAGGGCTATAATTTGTTGGATCTACTCCTACTGATGATGCCCTAGACTTCCTTTGAGCTGCCTTAATGATGTGTTTTAAGGCTTTAGTTAGTTTCTATGTAGAATAAGCTTGTATTTGCTTATGCCTATATGTAAGCGGTCTTAATTATGTTGTACGCTTGTTGTCGATCAGTTTCAATCAGCTTGTTATGAAGATAAAGTTTACGAGCATTATTAGCGTTAACCCTAACCTTTTGCCTGGCTATTGCAAAGCTCTTTCTACTCTCattagaagggaaaaaaaaaagtcattaaTAAAAGAATTGATATACGAAAACCTCAAGAGCTTCTCAATTATCTTGCAACTGAGAAGATGCCAGAAAATCCAGTCTAACATGtgcaaatatgtaattaatattgGTCCACACATACACCCTCGATCATGACATGTTTATTATATCTATCACACACACCTTAAAAAGGAGCGGAGCGTTGTCCATATACCATTATTTGTCTTCAGGAAATGAGTGCCCCGGCCGTACAATTTCTGACCTAGCATGCATGTCATATATCGGACCTGGATATGATAATTACTGAAAGATGTGTTAACTATTCACATCTGTTCATTGGAGGTGGAAAAGGTGGTTTTGCCCTTGCTTTTTTCCCACAATTTCAGGCTGCCATTGACCTGCTAGATGGTTCCATcggtttcttcttttttctactGCGTGTTTACTCCGGAGAAGGACAACCTActtgttattttttttgaaaggatccTATCAATACGTCTGATTTACTTttgaaaatgcaaaaaaaaagaTGGCTGGTTGGAAAGCCAATACTTTGTCTAGAGGTAGAAAATTAACTCTTATTAAAATAAATCTTTCAGGTATGCCTAACAATGTTCACTCTTGTTTTAAATGTCCTAAAAAAGTTACTACTGCTCTTGATAACTAATGTAGAGATTTCTTTTGGGGTGGTAACTGGTAAGACCCCTCTTGTGGCCTGGGAGCAGGTTTGTCTTCCTAAGGACATGGGAGGTTTAGGAATTAGGCCTGCTGAGTGCTTTAATAAAGCTGCTTTAGCTAAATTAGTTTGGAATAGATCCTCACTGAACCTCATAATTGGTGGGTTCAATTGGTTACTGCCAAGTACCTTAGAAATTCCAACTTGTTATCTGTTAATAAAAAGGCTTCCAATTCTTTAGCTTGGAAATGAATTCTTGATGCCAGATCTTTAGTAATGGAAGGGATGAGATGGACTGTTGGGAATGGTAAAGACATTTTATTCTGGATGTTTAATTGAGTTTTGCCTTATCCTCTTTATTTGACAATCCCTAAAGATGAAATGAACCATTTAGACTGGAATCTTAAAGtttcttcttttattcaaaACTTTCAGTGGAATAAAGATGCTCTTTCTTTATTGCTTcctcatgagtcatgacatTGTTATGCAAATTCTTGCAGGGCCCGAGATCGAGCCTGAAATGTTCGGGCTGGGCTCAAATTTCAGTTTCAGCATTTAGGGACAGGAAAGGCCCGGACCGAAAATGAATGGGCCTGTCCTTTGggtttttcgggcccaaaatgtCCAATAGTGCTGATTTTCATTATCTCCATAATTTCGTTTTGTTACTTTCTGGGGTTGGAGCATTGCCTAATTCATCATATAAATTACAAAGTAACAAACTAGGCTACAAACTAAAGAAAAACGTCAAACTTACAAATTACAAACTAGTTTCAAAGATCAATTTTCAAACCAAATGAAGAAGTGATGAAATCATTGAATGATTCAAATGAAGTTCCAGACCAGTAAAAGCACCAACTGagcaaagttccaaaccaaataaACTTCAGAAATCACAACTAAATAATTTACACGAACTGGGATTGGGAATTTAGGATTGGGGTTGGGGTTTAGACGAAGAGATGAAGGTtggttcttctttcttttcaaattGGGAAATCTGGAAATGGATGGGTTCTCATTGTTGTTCTTCGTTCTCTTCGAAGTATGAAGAACAGAGAGAGAGTTAGAACTTAGAAATCGGGGAAAATGGGATTGAGATTTAGACGATGTGCTGAAGGGTGGGTTCTTTTTCTTCGAAATTGGGGAAAAAATGATTATAAACGAATCATGAGTCCAAAGGCTGAGGAAGGATTTTGGTGATCACCTGAGATCGAGTACAAAATTTAAAGTGTATGCTTGTGTAGATAGCCCATCACAGAGCAACATGTGGACTATATATCTAATTTTGGGTTTTATGATTGGTGGAAGTCAAGGCCCAAGACCAGCCCCTTTTTCCATAAACGGTATGGGCCTCAGTTTTTCGTGTCTATGTTTTTTAAAAAAAGCCCGGCCAGAACCCGATGGTCCGGATCTGTCTGATCCGGGTTTTTGGGCTTTCGGGTTAAAATGCTCAGACCTATCTAAATATCTAATGGTTGATTtgtcgaaatgtgatcgaaaagtgggtctcacaaccgttgattagaaagtcctcatGGAGTTATCATTTTGATGGTCCTCTTAGGAAGatttggtgaaaaaaaaaaactgagatcTACAGTCCATAATTTTGGGTGACGTCTCCCGGACCGAGATGTGATCGGGAGTGCGGCTCTTTTGCTTCTTTCCAGCTTCTGCGTGCTATCGAGGGCTTGTGCTAGATTCGGATGGAGGAAACGTGAGAGTTACTGGTTCAAATCCGAGAGCAGCGCTAGTTTACTGGTAGTGTTGGCGAGCTGTTCCAGGGGTTGTTGTGTTAATAGGTGCAGTGGGCTGCGAATCTGGAAGGGGTGGCCTTGAGGGCGGCGGCTCTGTGGGCTGGAACATTGGCGGCGGTAGTTTCGATGGCTTGTAGTAACTAGAAAGGTCCGTGGGGTTGATCTGGGTTGGGCCTCTAACATGTTTCTGTTGGGCCTATATCAAGTTTTGGGTCTAGTATCGTTGACCCAGATGGTGTGCTGCACctccattttttgttttttttttttgtgtttaactgtgttgttgttgtttctgttttgacttttgaataATGTTGACCCTTTTGTGGATGATCTATGGGCTTATACAACTTATTTTTAAGCAATCTGTGCAGACACGATCCATTGCAAGCAGAACTGATTGATTGTTTCGTAATCAGACAGCTTCAGCTCCAGAGAAAAATGATAAGACCGAATCTTTGCAAGACAAAGAATAACTTACCGATCGATTAGACAAATTAATTAAACATACAATAATCCATTATTCTCAAAATCAATATTCTCTAGCTATTAGCCAAACATTGGATATAGAGCATATACTCTTAATCATGTGTCAAAAGTTTCATGCTTTTTGGCAATCCAAATTAAGCATTAGATAATGTCTATATTAATTTTGATTCTTCAGAATGTATGCATAGTAAAGAGCTTAAAGATGGAGACTCTCCTCCAACCAATATATTAAGGAGTTGGTTGCAGATAAATATGACTCCGACCACTGCAAAACAATGTAACAGATGAGAGAAAGGCCATGGTAGGATGCAACCTCCAAAAGATGACAATGAGAActatcaaaagaaaagaagtgaATGATGACTCTCCATTGAGAGGCCACAATTAGGAGTATGTTAATTTTCTTTTCGAAGAATACTGGCATAGCTTATTGGCAAACATTCTAACCATGTAGCCCAACTCAACCAAAAAATAATGGAAAATTTTGGCACTAGCCCTTTTATAAATTCTAACCGTCTGTCATTTTTGTCTATTCCAAATAATTAGTCAAGTATTAAATGAATGAGGTTATTCTTTGTGAAGGTTTAGTTTTACAATTTGAAGATGCTGCAGTTGCATTTTAAAATGATAGCAAACGAAGGTgctgcatttatttatttattttttttttttaaggtgcTGCATATGCTTTGATTATGTTTATTGACATAGGGGGTTGTCTTATTTCCTTGGTGAAATATCCATATCCGtgattcctttttattttattttattttgatcaaaGAAGATTTCATGAGGGGAGAAAAACCTCCAGAGATTACAAATAGAACAGGTGAATGGTGGCCTAGCTCATTAAATCTTTCTTAGTATAAGCCCAAGTAGGAGAAGGGTTCCACTCATCTTAGCAGCAAGACAGTTTACTGAAAAACTTGAAGCTAAAACAACAATAGAGTTGTAGAGCTAATCTATCATATTGATCACAACTAATATCAAATGAGAACTGTAAACTGACTCGCTGGGAGTCAATTGCCGAATAGTCATGAAGGCCAAGAGATCGAGTTGAGCCAAGGTGGTGCACCTCCCATCCACTGCATTGCTGAGACTAACTTCAAGGCCCTCACTGAATTTCCCAACTTCTATAGTCAACATGTTTTGATCGATTGTAACAAGTAGCAACTAATAGCTATAGgctataaaataaaataaaaataaaaaaacttagaAACCCAAAATATACATGTTTAAATTTATGTAATTGGTTTTAGAGCTTTTATATTTCTGACCTTATAATGCTTATAATAAACGATGTGGAATTAtctaaataataatttttatcaTACTTTTGAAGGGTCAATATGTTTAATATATCTCCATTAATGCAATTTACCTTTTATTCCAAAAGAAGGAAGAACACACGGCCGGAGGGTACAGAATGCTTAGAGCCCTAGAATTGGCCAAGTTTGCTGGAAAGAATCATACCTAGAattatattcatttttaaaagaaCTAAGAACAAAAGAATAAGAGAAAATGAAAACTTGCGTGGGTCAGATCCAGTGGACGCGCTAATGGGGTCTAACGCTCCGTAAAACAGATAGAGATGGACAAGGCAAGCTAGGCAACGTGATGACTTGTTGACTTTGCTTCTGGTCTAAGAATTAACTTAAAGACGGCAAGCTCTCCATACTTTAcattcacaacaacaacattATTACCATCAATACCTAACTTTGGTTACAATATTACCATCAACTTCTACTACTCTCCCTTATAAATACATACCCTATGTATCCCTTCCTATTCGTTCATACACAGTTTCAAACCCCGTTTCTCAGTTTCCACATTTTTCTAGCTAGTCCTACTACTTTTGATAGGTACACAACAACAGCAGCAATATCGGCAACCATGGCGGCGGCTATCCTGGCAGTGTTTGTGATGACTTTTGCTATGGTCTTTGGCAACTCTGCTGCTGATCCGGACTTGCTTCAAGATATTTGTGTTGCAGACTTCACTTCCGGTAGAACATCCGGCCCTttcaactttttcttctttcgcTTTATTTTTATACCCACTGTCGCAGTACGTATCACAAATCGACCCCATTTCCTTTTTGTCCTCATCAACTATGACAAGTTGACCCCATTCTTCCCTATTATTTTCCCTCGGGAATCATTTTCCTAACTCCAACTCTAATGATTTGTGGAATTATTGATACATCTTTATTTATATCTTGTtgggtacttttttttttccccggTTTTGTTAAACCTTTTAATCATGCACCAAAAGTGAAGCACACTGAACCACTGACTAATACACTTGAAGCTAACTAATAAGCTTAAATTATGCTTGTCACAAAATTATTACAATCTTTGCTTCAAAAATTTATCCAAGTTGAATTCTGTGATCATCGAATGAACAGCGACGAAAGTCAATGGGTTCGCGTGCAAGGACGCAGCAAATGCAACAGCAGAGGACTTCTTCTTTGCCGGACTAGCAAAGCCAGGCCTCACCAACAACACCTTTGGCTCTTTGGTGACTGCAGCCAATGTCCAGAAGATCCCAGGCCTCAACACCCTAGGCGTGTCGTTGGCCCGTATTGACTATGCTCCCGGAGGCATCAACCCACCTCACACTCACCCACGCGCCACTGAAATAGTCTATGTTCTTGAAGGTGCATTGAATGTTGGGTTCATAACCACAGCTAACAAACTCATTTCCAAGACTATTTCTAAAGGTGAAGTCTTTGTGTTCCCAAAGGGGTTGGTTCATTTCCAGAAGAACAATGGCAAGGTCCCTGCTGCCGTGATCGCCGGGTTTAACTCACAGTTGCAAGGCACCGCCAACATTGCCCTCACATTGTTCGCTGCCACACCTCCAGTGGCAGACGATGTGTTGACTAAGACATTCCAAGTTGGCACCAAGCAGATCGAGAAGATCAAGTCAAGGCTTGCACCCAAGAACTAGATATAGCttagtttctgcttcttctcaTTTATGTTTGTACGTGATTCCTTCACTTGTGTTTTGTTTCGCAATTTGATGTGGGTTGTGGAAATTCTATCTTCTTTGTTTGAGGCTTGCACCCAACTTCAGCCACTCATTAATTAAGCATGTAGCAGAATGCCAATTTCAATCTTGGCAAATCGATCCCTCTCCTTTCATGAGTCTCTAGGACGTACTACCTTAATGAAAATAACTTTGGAAAAAAACGCTAACTATAGTTGGGCAGGTAATTATTGACTAGTTGCAAGGTAATTAATGTTGGAGTAACCAAATTTAATTACCAAGAAAGATTGTCATTAATGTACACATTTTGTTTCAGGATGAGATGTAACTCtcaaacaaatacaaaaaaataaaataataaataaataaaaaggttaTCCCaagtaggcctcatcaaaaagcccggcccgacccgtcAAAAATCCCgccataggcccggcccggtgggtagagggccgggcttggtttaggggtttgaaaGACGGCCCAGcccataggcccggcccgtaaaagcccgtaaactatcatatatatatatatatatatatatgtgtgtgtgtgtgtgtgtgtgtgtttatatagatatatatatatgtgtgtgactgtgtgtgtttatagatatatatacatgtgtgtgtttatagatatatatacatgtgtgtgtttatatatatacatatccaatccagagcggagctctgctttgaaattaacgtgtgaagttcgagttttgggtcatttttcggtcgcatatccacatctcgaccgttcagtttttaggtactagtgtatagatcgtctctgcaaattttcagccaaaatgatgatcgttaaggtatttaactcgcttaaaccaatggacggactgaatctgtcaacctgaaccgtactagctttaaggcagtcatcaatgccttaacgatcatcattttggctgaaaatttgcagagacgatctatacactagtacctaaaaactgaacggtcgagatgtggatatgcgaccgaaaaatgacccaaaactcgaacttcacacgttaatttcaaagcggagctccgctctggattggatctgtatatatatatatatgtacatatatatatagatatatatgtgtgtgtgtttacatattcatatagacacacacacatatttatcttatgtccacgtacatccatcgatgaaatatttacaaacgttatgtaaaaaaataagtaaGTTTTGTGGTCATCGCGCCATCGGTCaatcaagaaaacatgcaagagattacggttgaccaatctgatctggttcgaaactatggtgaaattgactaaatttttaactacactcataatttattgtaataaacacatccaacggttggtttttccattttctttgaattggtagaagttgctctttggagtgtgtgatatataaaattataaatatagatttgtaagagtaactaagtttgacctagttgatcgaatttgaaatgagaaccaaattggctggaatttttacaaccaccataaaatattacaatctctcaatcaaacggttggtttttccaaattcattttccacttcatggttgctttagaatgaacctcaacaatttaaatgcaatgtataagtcatacaactttaagaggcaaattggtataggtcaatgtatttgtaattaaaattgaaatttgtatCTTATATCTACgaacatccatcgatgaaatatttacaaacgtgatgtaaaaaaataagcaagttttgcggtcatcacgccatcggtcaaccaagaaaacatgcaagtgactacagttgaccaatccgatcgggttcgaaactatggtgaaattgtctaaatttttaaccacactcataatttattgtaataatcacatccaacggtcggttttcccattttctttgaa
This region includes:
- the LOC133721697 gene encoding rhicadhesin receptor-like translates to MAAAILAVFVMTFAMVFGNSAADPDLLQDICVADFTSATKVNGFACKDAANATAEDFFFAGLAKPGLTNNTFGSLVTAANVQKIPGLNTLGVSLARIDYAPGGINPPHTHPRATEIVYVLEGALNVGFITTANKLISKTISKGEVFVFPKGLVHFQKNNGKVPAAVIAGFNSQLQGTANIALTLFAATPPVADDVLTKTFQVGTKQIEKIKSRLAPKN
- the LOC133722440 gene encoding uncharacterized protein LOC133722440, producing MSFRSMLKVSFLMLLAMTLAATSAHARLDLFGQLPDPNSECQKIPYLLCGRICDACVCDRRVAQAAECVCGKWKPFAELQKYDGAQVQVIEKEKSNIAVESSGTIPYTECIKTCDKCFCTQKWPPESNVCICGDNKSKKPVVLVQEEKLISSKVKSETMPYSECQKTCTHVCACTAIWPPELAICVCGDPIKSVTTKAAEELHKELDLVSKPVAKSVGGFIPYPECIEKCDECVICTLPYPIELALCYCGKKTDSDSKKPAIEYAEELLTELDVAKPVAKPVGGFIPYPECIEKCDECTICTRIYPIEKALCYCGKKTESEGRALPA